A window of the Pedobacter frigiditerrae genome harbors these coding sequences:
- a CDS encoding vancomycin high temperature exclusion protein: MKKLKKFILALIILCLTAIAIILISNYIVNSKTENVIYTKIDDLPKTKVAIIFGAGINGDKPSRYLKDRLDAGILLYKNNKVDKILLSGDNGRDEHDELTVMKLYCYENGVDTNKIYIDYAGFDSYSTMYRAKHIFKVDMAVLVSQQYHLNRCIYIGDRLGVKSYGYSANQGIYPGYKYYTFREKLSITKAVFDVMRNRKPKYLGETVDVNGASNYAKELATK, from the coding sequence ATGAAAAAACTTAAAAAGTTCATACTAGCCTTAATCATTTTATGTTTAACAGCTATTGCCATAATTTTAATAAGCAATTACATCGTTAATTCTAAAACAGAAAACGTTATTTATACTAAAATAGATGATTTGCCTAAGACCAAAGTTGCCATTATTTTTGGAGCTGGAATAAATGGAGATAAACCAAGTAGGTATTTAAAAGACAGGTTAGACGCTGGCATTTTGCTCTATAAAAACAACAAAGTTGATAAAATTCTACTTTCTGGAGATAATGGTAGAGATGAACATGACGAGCTTACGGTAATGAAACTGTACTGCTATGAAAATGGAGTTGATACCAATAAAATTTATATTGACTATGCAGGTTTCGATAGTTATTCTACCATGTACCGAGCAAAACATATTTTTAAAGTTGATATGGCAGTTCTGGTTTCGCAACAATATCACTTAAATAGGTGTATTTATATCGGAGATAGATTAGGTGTAAAATCTTATGGTTACAGCGCAAATCAAGGCATTTATCCAGGCTACAAATATTATACATTTAGAGAGAAACTATCTATTACAAAAGCTGTTTTTGATGTAATGAGGAATAGAAAACCAAAATATCTTGGTGAAACAGTTGATGTAAATGGAGCTAGTAATTACGCTAAAGAGTTAGCTACTAAATGA
- a CDS encoding PspC domain-containing protein, which produces MKKTLIINIGNSIIHIEEGAYEILMTYLNEIKMHFTKNADDFEIVTDIENRIAEMFAEILIAGQKQVIELADVEGVMAQMGRVQDFQTEEDEEEAPKATKSSAYEGEKKLYRDTDEGMIAGVCAGLGYYLNTEARWIRLFALLSILLSGAGILAYIILWVVMPRAITRSEKMAMKGEATNLYGYKKSFEEELAAFNEKMKAANEHFQPLMRNSGNFITELLRVIGTFITVSGKIIMKFIAGVLIVSGFVALLALIICLAGFLGFWDEDMYRFPFSIINDGFRTEILVGAFITIFIPVLALVLFAIRVAFNKKAINKTVSFALLIIWLFGVSSTVYFATKISAEFQEHAELVQSNELKTYPTYVIDVDKGMEFSKEDSLAYNIKELDFGNRVIVDDNDDHPFRVPRNVRIEIEKSENGKTSMVQTYESQGKTFPIALRNAQNIDYKYTQKDSLLTLSPRLRLKRESIWRNQEVHISLKVPVGTRLLLNNNIYNYLNFYYYRCSTDDNRESNYREWIMTEDGLKCKSELDKPATENP; this is translated from the coding sequence ATGAAAAAGACACTCATCATAAATATAGGCAATTCCATCATTCACATTGAAGAGGGTGCATATGAGATTTTAATGACCTATTTAAATGAAATTAAAATGCATTTCACTAAAAATGCAGATGATTTCGAAATAGTAACCGATATAGAAAATCGCATTGCGGAAATGTTTGCTGAAATATTAATAGCGGGCCAAAAGCAAGTGATTGAATTAGCCGATGTAGAAGGCGTAATGGCACAAATGGGTCGTGTTCAAGATTTTCAGACAGAGGAAGATGAAGAAGAAGCACCAAAAGCTACCAAATCATCAGCTTATGAAGGTGAAAAGAAATTGTATCGTGATACAGATGAAGGGATGATTGCAGGGGTATGTGCGGGTTTAGGTTATTACCTTAATACTGAAGCTCGATGGATTAGATTATTTGCATTACTATCAATTCTTTTAAGTGGAGCAGGTATTTTGGCTTACATCATTTTATGGGTAGTTATGCCAAGGGCGATAACAAGGTCTGAAAAGATGGCAATGAAAGGCGAGGCTACTAATCTTTATGGTTACAAGAAAAGTTTCGAAGAGGAATTAGCAGCATTTAACGAAAAAATGAAGGCGGCTAACGAACACTTTCAACCATTGATGAGGAATTCGGGAAATTTTATAACAGAGCTTTTAAGGGTTATAGGAACTTTTATAACGGTTTCGGGTAAAATAATTATGAAATTTATAGCAGGAGTTTTAATAGTTAGCGGTTTTGTTGCCTTGCTTGCTTTAATTATTTGCCTAGCAGGATTTCTTGGTTTCTGGGATGAAGATATGTACCGATTCCCTTTTTCTATAATTAATGATGGCTTTAGAACAGAAATTTTAGTCGGAGCATTTATCACCATATTTATCCCAGTTTTAGCATTGGTTTTATTTGCCATTAGAGTCGCTTTTAACAAAAAAGCAATCAACAAAACTGTTTCATTTGCCTTATTGATTATTTGGTTGTTCGGTGTTTCTTCTACTGTATATTTTGCTACTAAAATTTCAGCAGAGTTTCAGGAACACGCAGAATTGGTACAATCTAATGAGTTAAAAACTTATCCAACTTATGTAATTGATGTGGATAAAGGAATGGAATTTAGCAAAGAGGATAGCTTAGCTTATAATATCAAGGAACTTGATTTTGGAAATCGTGTTATCGTAGATGATAATGATGACCATCCTTTTAGAGTTCCAAGAAATGTAAGGATTGAAATTGAAAAAAGTGAGAATGGAAAAACTTCAATGGTGCAGACTTACGAATCGCAAGGTAAAACATTCCCAATCGCTTTGCGTAATGCTCAAAACATAGATTACAAATACACTCAGAAAGATTCATTGTTAACCTTAAGCCCTAGGTTGCGATTGAAAAGAGAAAGTATCTGGAGAAATCAGGAAGTACATATTTCATTAAAAGTACCAGTAGGTACAAGGTTGTTATTAAACAATAATATTTACAATTATCTTAATTTCTACTATTACCGATGCAGTACCGATGATAATAGAGAAAGCAATTACAGGGAGTGGATAATGACAGAAGATGGCTTAAAATGTAAAAGCGAATTAGATAAACCAGCAACAGAGAATCCTTAA
- a CDS encoding glutamate-5-semialdehyde dehydrogenase — protein sequence MDYNIYFEKAQQASRTITGLAKEKIDSILFDLGLALVSNADEILIANAKDLAKMPIEDPKYDRLKLTTERIEGIAKDIENVAKLNSPLGDVLSAKRLENQLHIQKVRVPLGVVGVIYEARPNVTADVFSLCFKTGNVAVLKGGSDAEFSNIAITKIIHQVLEKHQINIDVLTLLPAERAATEALLNARGFVDVLIPRGSQSLINYVREHSKIPVIETGAGIVHTYFDETGDLEKGKAIILNAKTRRVSVCNALDCVLINEDRLSDIAELLSPLADKEVELFADERSYDILKASYPSTLLNRALPEHFGTEFLSLKMAVKVVRDLDEALDHIANYSSKHSEAIISEDAKHIAQFLNQVDAAAVYANTSTAFTDGAQFGLGAEIGISTQKLHARGPMGLEELTSYKWIVQGNGQVRI from the coding sequence ATGGATTACAACATATACTTCGAGAAAGCACAACAAGCAAGTCGCACCATAACAGGTTTAGCTAAAGAAAAAATAGATTCTATTTTATTCGATTTAGGCTTAGCTTTAGTTAGCAATGCTGATGAAATACTAATTGCAAATGCAAAGGATTTAGCTAAAATGCCTATCGAAGACCCAAAATACGATAGGTTAAAACTAACGACAGAAAGAATTGAAGGCATTGCAAAAGACATAGAAAATGTTGCCAAATTAAATAGTCCATTAGGAGATGTACTTTCTGCAAAAAGATTAGAAAACCAACTCCATATACAAAAAGTAAGAGTCCCATTAGGCGTTGTTGGTGTAATTTACGAGGCGAGACCAAATGTTACTGCCGATGTATTTTCGCTCTGCTTTAAAACTGGAAATGTAGCCGTTTTAAAAGGCGGTAGTGATGCAGAATTTTCAAATATTGCCATTACAAAAATTATCCATCAAGTATTAGAAAAGCATCAAATTAATATCGATGTTTTGACTTTATTACCCGCAGAAAGGGCTGCAACAGAAGCTTTATTAAATGCTAGGGGATTTGTAGATGTACTAATTCCAAGGGGAAGTCAATCGCTAATTAATTATGTGAGAGAGCACAGCAAAATTCCTGTAATAGAAACTGGTGCTGGCATCGTACACACTTATTTTGATGAAACAGGAGATTTGGAAAAAGGAAAAGCAATTATTCTAAATGCAAAAACCAGAAGAGTAAGTGTTTGTAACGCCCTAGACTGTGTATTGATAAATGAAGATAGACTGAGTGACATTGCTGAGCTTTTATCGCCATTGGCCGACAAAGAAGTCGAGCTTTTTGCGGACGAAAGAAGTTATGATATTTTAAAAGCAAGTTATCCATCGACGCTGTTAAATCGAGCTTTGCCAGAACATTTCGGAACTGAGTTTTTATCCTTAAAAATGGCTGTAAAAGTTGTTAGAGATTTAGATGAGGCTCTAGATCACATTGCAAATTATAGCTCTAAACATAGTGAGGCCATTATTTCTGAAGATGCCAAACATATTGCTCAATTTTTGAACCAAGTAGATGCCGCAGCAGTTTACGCCAATACCTCTACAGCTTTTACGGATGGTGCTCAATTTGGTTTAGGTGCAGAAATAGGAATTAGCACACAAAAACTCCACGCTCGTGGACCAATGGGTTTAGAAGAATTAACGAGCTATAAATGGATTGTCCAAGGAAATGGACAAGTTAGAATTTAG
- a CDS encoding DUF3667 domain-containing protein, which produces MTNCKNCNFQIEHNYCAQCGHAAQLKQIDKHYISHEIQHLIHFEKGIFFTIKELFIRPGETVRIFLREDRTKHMKPIAFLAITTVLLSLIGRYFNPEPKGLPLYWPYTNSYVKAIENWFGSHINYNYLSISFFAAAWIKLFFRKHNYSFYEIITLMCFLAGEMFVFYIFLIPFYNIFNYYALQSLAFIIAWFYPALAIGQFFNEKKIQNYIKGFFGVFLGYTTASVIKIVIGLIIYYAITFF; this is translated from the coding sequence ATGACAAACTGTAAAAATTGTAATTTTCAAATTGAACATAACTATTGTGCTCAATGTGGCCATGCTGCACAACTTAAACAAATTGACAAGCATTATATTTCGCATGAAATACAACATCTAATACATTTTGAAAAGGGAATATTTTTTACGATAAAAGAATTATTCATTAGGCCTGGAGAAACTGTAAGGATTTTTTTAAGGGAAGACCGAACTAAGCACATGAAACCAATAGCTTTTTTGGCTATAACCACTGTATTGCTTAGTTTAATAGGTAGGTATTTCAATCCAGAGCCAAAAGGCCTTCCACTATATTGGCCGTATACAAATTCTTATGTAAAAGCTATAGAAAATTGGTTTGGCTCACATATTAATTATAACTACTTATCTATATCTTTTTTTGCTGCTGCTTGGATAAAATTGTTTTTCAGAAAACATAATTATAGTTTTTACGAAATAATAACTTTAATGTGCTTTCTAGCGGGAGAAATGTTTGTTTTTTATATTTTTTTAATACCCTTTTATAACATCTTTAATTATTATGCTTTACAAAGCTTAGCCTTTATAATTGCTTGGTTTTATCCTGCACTTGCTATTGGACAATTTTTTAACGAAAAAAAAATTCAGAATTACATAAAAGGTTTTTTCGGCGTTTTTTTGGGCTACACTACAGCTTCTGTTATTAAAATAGTAATAGGTTTAATTATTTATTATGCTATTACTTTTTTTTAA
- a CDS encoding PadR family transcriptional regulator — MIAENTQTQMRKGILEYCVLLIISRGEIYASDIIAELKQAKLLVVEGTLYPLLTRLKNNGLLSYNWVESTSGPPRKYYVLTAEGTQFLKQLDTTWQELAYAITTSQNGAQKLADTQN; from the coding sequence ATGATAGCAGAAAATACGCAAACGCAAATGCGAAAAGGCATACTCGAATATTGTGTGCTTTTAATTATATCTAGGGGAGAGATTTACGCTTCAGATATTATCGCAGAATTAAAGCAAGCAAAACTACTTGTGGTAGAAGGAACATTATATCCCTTGCTTACTCGATTAAAGAATAATGGGTTGTTAAGTTATAACTGGGTCGAGTCTACTTCTGGTCCGCCACGTAAATATTATGTGCTTACTGCAGAAGGAACTCAATTTTTAAAACAATTGGATACCACTTGGCAAGAATTGGCTTATGCCATTACCACTTCTCAAAATGGTGCTCAAAAATTAGCTGACACTCAAAATTAA
- the proB gene encoding glutamate 5-kinase — MSLGYKKIVVKVGSNVITQANGLPDEHRINHLVNQLATIKKQGIEVILVSSGAVASGRSLIQIAEKQDAVTTRQLLAAIGQVKLINTYANFFAEHAIKCAQVLVTKEDFRDRAHYLNMKNCMQILLQHNVIPVVNENDVVSVTELMFTDNDELAGLIASMLNADALIILSNVNGIYNGDPKVEGSKVIEEIKGSITNLASFISTGKSQFGRGGMVTKSTMAQKVAKLGITVHIANGTTDNVLTTLLNEKLVHTRFVPEKSKSGKKKWIAHSETNAKGIVQLNNGAKEVLTSGKATSLLPIGIIEIKSDFLKGDIIKIVDEDDNLIGLGIAEYGSDKARERIGQKKQKALVHYDYLYLS; from the coding sequence ATGAGTTTAGGCTACAAAAAGATAGTTGTTAAGGTTGGTTCTAATGTAATTACACAAGCTAATGGTTTGCCAGATGAGCATAGGATAAATCACTTGGTTAATCAATTAGCGACTATCAAAAAGCAAGGTATAGAGGTTATTTTGGTTTCTTCTGGTGCGGTTGCATCTGGCAGAAGCTTAATTCAAATAGCCGAAAAGCAAGATGCCGTAACCACAAGGCAATTATTAGCTGCAATTGGCCAAGTAAAATTGATTAATACTTATGCTAATTTTTTTGCCGAACATGCTATCAAATGTGCTCAAGTTTTAGTTACCAAAGAAGATTTTAGAGACAGGGCCCATTACCTGAATATGAAAAATTGTATGCAAATTTTGTTGCAGCACAATGTAATTCCTGTGGTAAATGAAAACGATGTAGTTTCGGTAACAGAGTTGATGTTTACTGATAATGACGAATTAGCTGGATTAATTGCTTCGATGTTAAATGCCGATGCGCTGATTATTTTATCAAACGTGAATGGCATTTACAATGGCGACCCAAAAGTAGAGGGTTCTAAAGTTATTGAAGAAATTAAAGGTTCTATCACAAATTTAGCCTCATTTATTAGCACTGGAAAATCGCAATTTGGTAGAGGTGGAATGGTTACCAAATCTACCATGGCGCAAAAAGTAGCTAAATTGGGCATAACAGTACACATCGCCAACGGCACAACTGACAATGTTTTAACGACATTGTTAAATGAAAAATTAGTTCATACTCGTTTTGTTCCAGAGAAAAGTAAATCTGGAAAGAAAAAATGGATTGCTCATTCAGAAACCAATGCAAAAGGGATTGTTCAATTGAACAATGGCGCAAAAGAGGTTTTAACTTCTGGCAAGGCAACCAGTTTATTACCTATCGGAATTATTGAAATTAAATCAGACTTCCTAAAAGGTGATATCATTAAAATTGTTGATGAAGATGATAACCTAATTGGTTTAGGAATAGCAGAATACGGTTCAGACAAGGCAAGAGAAAGAATTGGACAGAAAAAACAAAAGGCTTTGGTACACTACGATTATTTGTATTTGAGCTAA